GACGAACTCACCGACCGCATTATTGAAAGCATTGTTCGGGCATTGGGGTGGCGATGCACCGCCGATGAGGTGCGGTATAACTGTCGCACCTCACTGCGACAGTTATCCCAGATAGGTGGAATGCGCTGCCCGGTGGAACGCATTGATATTTATCGGGAATTACTGCGACGCTAAAATTCCATCTTTTCCCAATCCAATTGGGCAAACTCCGGAGCGTTATCCAACCAATACCGCATCATCTCGGCAACCTTCGCCCCACCCGTGACGAAGGTGCCGTAGTGATCGTCGGCACTACCTGCACGATATTCCAGCCGCCAGGAAACCTCATCGTGGTTGTTGGAAACCTCGTCGATGTCCTCCACACAGGTCTGGATAAAGGTTTCATCGTCTGTGGCGTCAGTAAGAATGAAGTATGGATTCACCGCTTCGTTGTCCACAATATAGTCAAAATTGTATTCCAGTGCTGCGCGGGAGAGCGCCGGTATGCTCCATTCGGCCGCGTGAACATGGTAGCGGGGGTCTTCGTCACCGTAGAGCAGGACAAAATTATCGCTCGCATCTGCCAAACCCAGCCCATGTGTGAGTGCAATCTGTATCAGATAGCTGCGGGCGGCATCTCGTGACGAATACGTCACCGGCACGCAGATTATACGATCGCCAGCCACGCTGGCGCTTTCAATGAGGATAGCCTCGCGTCGTGCCGCCAACTGTTCGATATCGTTGGATATTTGCGCCGCAACCGTATCAAGTTCCGGGGTGGAGTTTACAGTTTCTGCGAAATAACGGCGCAGTAGTTTAAGGTTGTGGGCCAGGTCGCGGGGGCCAACGGCAACTTCACCACTATCTGTGCGTTCCGGGGTGAAAAGGAAGAAATCATAGCTCATGATAAACATTCAAGCACAGCGGTCTAACATGGAACTTTTTCTGCCGTTACCAGCAGAAACGGTAGAAAGAATCGGCTATCGCTTTTCGACGTTTTTCGGTTATCGTCGTTGGTCGCTGAAATGGAATGACTGCGCCGGGCGGGGCGGCCGGGGAGGCGTCGAAAAGTAATCATTGCGCCGGGATACTGCTAGGGTGTGTTTTCATGACTGATGCTGCAACACCACAGAATTCCTCGTCGTTGAAAACCCAGTTATCGCGTTTTATCGCGGTGGGAGTCGTCGCGGCGGTTGTTGACTTTGGTTTGACGTTGGTGCTCGATTATCTGCTCGGTATGCCGCGTGCTTGGGCGAAGGCGCTGGGCTGGGTTGCGGGAACAATCACCGCATACATCATGAATTCCAAATGGACGTTTACCGCCCAAACCTCCGCAAAGTCCAGCGTGGCGGTGGCAGTATTGTACTTATCGACGTTCGCGGTTCAGAACTTCCTGTATTGGGTTTTGGAAGGTCCACTTACGGCTACCGGAATGCCAGGCGGTGCGGTGGATACCGTGTCATTCGTGATTGCTCAAGGTGTAGCGACAGTAACGAACTTCGCGGTGCAGCGGGCGTTTATCTTCAACGGTAAAACCGTGGCCGCCACCAACCCTACCGCCTAGTTTTTTGTGGTTATCGCGTTCGCCGTTGCGGCCGGTAGAACCGTTCTTTCCGGCCTTGGCGGTGCAATTTGAACCATTCGATAAAACCACGAAGGTCTTTCTTTTGCACCAGGAAAAACCAGCCGAAGCGGGCGTATTCCTGCGGTAACAGCCGCCGCATGCCGGGTTGATTCATCAGGTAGCCGCGATTGCGGTAGGTAAAATAGCGTTTATTGTCGTTGTCCGGGTACTGGGTATGCATGCGGCCACCCAAAATTGGTTTAAACTCATCCGAACCATCTGGATGCAGATAAGCGGTGGTCAGGCACGTGCCGAAGCGTAGCCCGGAACGTACAAGTCGTCGATGGTATTCGACTTCATCACCCCGAATAAACAACCGTAAGTCGGGCACCCCAATGACTTCCATCGCGGTAGCCGAGATAAGCGCGCCGTTAAACAGGGATGCAATGCCTGGCAAAAGGTCGTCGGTGGGGTTTTCCGGGTCGATGAGTTCGCTGCGCAACCTACGCCACTCCACCCCCCGGCGCAGCGGAAACGCGAGTTTTTCCGGTTCCGACAGATTACACACTACGGGCGATACCTCGTCAAGGCCGTGGCGCTGTGCACATTCCTGCAAGGTGGTCAGCACGTTTTCATCCTCAGGGCGGCCATCATCGTCGGCGCACCACACCGCGTCGGCCCCAAGTGCGAGGGCGGTAAGGAAGCCGTAGGCGAAGCCGCCAGCACCACCCAGATTGCTTTTCGACGCCAAATACACCCCACGGTCACCGGTGACGGTGTCCACCAGGTTTTTCACCTTGTCGTCGCAGCCGTTATCCACCACGATGATCCATCGGACAGCGGCAGTTTGCTTAGCAACTGTTTCCAGTGAGGCACGCAGTAATTCAACCCGGTTGTGGGTAACGATGACGGCAGCAACCTTGTCGGTGGTGGAAAGACTCATGATATGTATTGTTTCACATCACGGGATGATTAGCGGGGTCACGGCTGGTGGCGGATGTGTCGGATGAGTATATGCGGCGTGTAGCAAGGCATTCAGATAGATGAACATGAAAGTTGGCAGAAATTTTCCAGGTTAGGGCCGGTTTAATGAAATAAAGCATTCATTGCCTACCCCCATATTGATTCATACGGTAAAAACCCGACTTAAATGGCGTTTAAGCTAAAAAACTATGAGAATCAATTTCAAGAAAATCGGCGCTGTGCTAGCAACAAGCGCATTACTTACTGGCGTTACCGCATGCGCTACTGATACAGCTACAGATACGGCGAAAGCTGAAGGGTTGACCATCTTTGCCACCACCGGATATATCGGTGATGCTGTGGCAAATATCGCACCTGATGCCGACCTGACCGTCATGGTTGGTCCTGGTGGTGACCCACACACCTATCAACCAACCACCCAAGATATTGAGAAGATCAAAAACTCCGACGTGGTATTTTGGACTGGCCTTCACATGGAAGCCCAGATGATTGATCAGCTGGAAGCACAGGGGGATCGCCAGGTTGCTGTGGGCGAGAATATCCCAGAATCAGACCGGCTGGATTGGCCAGAGTTGGGCGAGGCCGGTGAGAAACTTTACGACCCGCACGTATGGAATTCCACCGAAAACTGGAAATATGTCGTTGAAGCTATCACCGAAAAACTCGTGGCGGTAGATGAGAAGAACGCAGATACTTATAAAAAGAACGCGGAGAAATTCTCTAAAGAAATTGACGAAGCCGCTAAGTACGTTGAAGAGAAGATCAATACTATCCCAGAAGAAAACCGCATCCTGATTACCGGACATGATGCCTTCAATTACTTTGGTAAGCAATTCGGACTAGAGATCCACGCCACCGACTTTGTTACCTCCGAGTCAGAACTTTCAGCAGCGGAATTGAAAGAGCTAGGCGAGTTCATTGCGGAGAAGAAGATCAAGACGATTTTCCAGGATAATCTTGCAAACCCGCAGGCCATTAACTCGTTGCAAGAAACAGTCAAAGCCGCAGGCTGGGAAGTTATCATCTCAGAGAAGGAACTGTTTGCTGACTCTCTAGGGGAGTCCGCACCGACCGATACCTATATAGGTGTCCTTAAGTACAATGCGGATACTATCGCTGAAGCGCTCAGCTAGGGTCATCGATGGATGCATTGACCATCAAAGGCCTTACCGTTGCATACGGCGCGACCTTAGCCGTTGAAGATGCCACCATTACCGTCCCTAAGGGGGCGGTAATGGGGTTGATCGGCCCCAATGGTGCCGGAAAATCCACCGTTATCAAGGCCGCATTAGGGCTGATTCCTAGTACGTCACGTGAGTGCTTGTTCTTCGGGCAGGAGCTCGATAGTGTGCGAGACCGGGTTGCCTACATGCCGCAGGCTGCTGCTGTTGATTGGGATTATCCCATCACAGTGGAACAAGTTGTCGCTATGGGGTTATATAGCGAATTGGGTTGGTTTAAACGGATGAACCCCGCCCACCGTGCCCGGGTAGCTGATGCTATGGAGCGGGTTGGAATTACCGAATTAGCTAAGCGGCAAATTTCTGAGCTTTCCGGCGGTCAACGCCGTCGCGTTTTCGTAGCCCGGGTTTTGGTACAGAAACCAGATTTCTATCTATTGGATGAACCATTTGCCGGTGTGGATGCCGCCAGTGAAAAGGTGATTCGCGGCGTGCTGCACGAATTGCGTGATGCTGGTGCGACCATCGCCATTGTCCATCATGACCTCTCCACCGTGACAGAATTATGCGACCATGTGTGCATTCTGAATAAACAAGTAGTTGCCTGTGGGCCGGTGGATACTGCATTTACCAGGGACAATATCAACACTGCATTTGGGTTGGGGTTATTGTGATAAGCCTGCTCGATTTTCTTTCGGAATTCTCCTACCGGCGCATAGTGATAGGAACCGTGCTTATTGGTGCGTGTTCCGGCGCGATGGGGGCATTTTTATACTTGCGTCGCCAATCGTTGATGTCTGATGTTATTGGACACTCTGCCACCCCAGGTGTGATGGGTGCGTTTTTAATCGTTGGGCTTACTGCCGCAGGGTTTGATGCCAGATCCATGCCGGTGATCGTGGTCGGCGCGTTGGTTACCGGCCTGTTATCGGTGGTTTTGGCCAATAGGGTGGCGGAAACAACCCGAATTGGAATTGATGCGACGATGGCTGTGATGCTGTCTTTATTCTTGGGCGGTGGGTTATTGCTGCTGCAAATCATTCAGCGTTCCCGTATCAAAGGCAAAGGGGGCATTGAAGAATTGATGTTTGGCAATGCAGCAACCTTAACCAATTTGGATGTCACGACAATCGCGGTGGTAACTGCGGTGGTTTTCGTTATTTTGGCGCTCATGTGGCGGCCGTTTAACCTTCTTACTTTCGACCCAACCTTGGCGCAGGTAAGTGGGGTGCGCACTCAGCGTATTTCGCCGGTGCTATTCGGCATTATCGTCTTAGCGATCGTTATCGGGGTCAAAGCCGTTGGGCTTATCCTCATGATCGCATTCGCAGTTTTCCCGCCAGCAGCGGCACGGCAATTCTCCCGCACGGTCGGCCAAATGGCTTTACTGTCTGGAGTGTTCGGGGCGTGCGCAGCGGTGATTGGTACGTATATCTCAGTTGCGGTTGGCAAAGTTCCCACCGGCCCGGTTATCGTCATCGTGCTAAGCATCATTGTTGCTATTTCTATGGTGATTACACCTAGCCGAGGAGGGGTTGGATGAGCTTCGCCGTTTCCGTGTCATTACTGGCTGCGGTTGTGTCCATGACGGCAGCCTTGCCGGGCGTAGTGCTGGTGTTGCGTCGACAAGCAATGCTGTCGGACGCATTAGCACATGCAGTTTTACCTGGAATTGCGGTGGCCGCGTTGTGGGCATCCTCGCCACGCTCACCGGTCCTGATCATCGGGGCGACCATCGGCGGGGTTGTGGTGATGGCAACCACCGAGTGGCTTCGGGGGCGCAAACGTTTTACCGAAGATTCAGCAACTGGGCTCATCTTCCCAGCATTTTTTGCAATCGGCGTGATTCTTATTTCCACCCGGTTTACCTCAACAACCATTTCCGAACATACGGTATTGGTCGGAGACTTAAACGTCGCAGCACTGACCCATCTGGAAATAGGTGGTTATGACCTAGGCCCTAAGGACATGTGGGTGGTCGGTGCGGCAGGGCTTATCACCCTGGCGGTGATTGTTATAGCGCATCGTCCGTTAAGCATAACCACCTTTGATCCGGTATTTGCCCGCAGCATCGGGATCAAGCATCGACTGTTGGATTATGTGGTGATGATCCTGGTGTCGCTGACAGTGGTGGTGGCTTTCAACGCTGCTGGTGCCGTGTTGGTGGTGGCACTGATGATCGTTCCTGCGGCCACCGCGTTGCTTATCACCCATTCTCAAGGAATGATGCTGGTGGTAACCCTGTTGGTAGCGTTGATAAGCTCCCAAGCAGGGTTCTGGGTGGCGTATCATCTCGACACCGCGACATCTCCAACGATGGCATTCGTCGATGGTCTGGTTTTCCTCGGTGTGTGGCTAGTGCACCTTAGGCTGCGCCGCCGACAACCAGCGGCTATCACCTAATCACCCCACCCAACCAGTTCGGCTAATCGGCTACGGGCTGCTCCACTGGAACCAACGGATTGGGGATATCGATGTAGATATCCCCAGCCTGCGGATCCAATGCCATGCGAACAAACGCTTTTTGTTTGATCGT
The nucleotide sequence above comes from Corynebacterium mustelae. Encoded proteins:
- a CDS encoding GtrA family protein, whose product is MTDAATPQNSSSLKTQLSRFIAVGVVAAVVDFGLTLVLDYLLGMPRAWAKALGWVAGTITAYIMNSKWTFTAQTSAKSSVAVAVLYLSTFAVQNFLYWVLEGPLTATGMPGGAVDTVSFVIAQGVATVTNFAVQRAFIFNGKTVAATNPTA
- the glfT1 gene encoding galactofuranosyltransferase GlfT1 — encoded protein: MSLSTTDKVAAVIVTHNRVELLRASLETVAKQTAAVRWIIVVDNGCDDKVKNLVDTVTGDRGVYLASKSNLGGAGGFAYGFLTALALGADAVWCADDDGRPEDENVLTTLQECAQRHGLDEVSPVVCNLSEPEKLAFPLRRGVEWRRLRSELIDPENPTDDLLPGIASLFNGALISATAMEVIGVPDLRLFIRGDEVEYHRRLVRSGLRFGTCLTTAYLHPDGSDEFKPILGGRMHTQYPDNDNKRYFTYRNRGYLMNQPGMRRLLPQEYARFGWFFLVQKKDLRGFIEWFKLHRQGRKERFYRPQRRTR
- a CDS encoding metal ABC transporter substrate-binding protein, which encodes MRINFKKIGAVLATSALLTGVTACATDTATDTAKAEGLTIFATTGYIGDAVANIAPDADLTVMVGPGGDPHTYQPTTQDIEKIKNSDVVFWTGLHMEAQMIDQLEAQGDRQVAVGENIPESDRLDWPELGEAGEKLYDPHVWNSTENWKYVVEAITEKLVAVDEKNADTYKKNAEKFSKEIDEAAKYVEEKINTIPEENRILITGHDAFNYFGKQFGLEIHATDFVTSESELSAAELKELGEFIAEKKIKTIFQDNLANPQAINSLQETVKAAGWEVIISEKELFADSLGESAPTDTYIGVLKYNADTIAEALS
- a CDS encoding metal ABC transporter ATP-binding protein, with the protein product MDALTIKGLTVAYGATLAVEDATITVPKGAVMGLIGPNGAGKSTVIKAALGLIPSTSRECLFFGQELDSVRDRVAYMPQAAAVDWDYPITVEQVVAMGLYSELGWFKRMNPAHRARVADAMERVGITELAKRQISELSGGQRRRVFVARVLVQKPDFYLLDEPFAGVDAASEKVIRGVLHELRDAGATIAIVHHDLSTVTELCDHVCILNKQVVACGPVDTAFTRDNINTAFGLGLL
- a CDS encoding metal ABC transporter permease, with amino-acid sequence MSLLDFLSEFSYRRIVIGTVLIGACSGAMGAFLYLRRQSLMSDVIGHSATPGVMGAFLIVGLTAAGFDARSMPVIVVGALVTGLLSVVLANRVAETTRIGIDATMAVMLSLFLGGGLLLLQIIQRSRIKGKGGIEELMFGNAATLTNLDVTTIAVVTAVVFVILALMWRPFNLLTFDPTLAQVSGVRTQRISPVLFGIIVLAIVIGVKAVGLILMIAFAVFPPAAARQFSRTVGQMALLSGVFGACAAVIGTYISVAVGKVPTGPVIVIVLSIIVAISMVITPSRGGVG
- a CDS encoding metal ABC transporter permease translates to MSFAVSVSLLAAVVSMTAALPGVVLVLRRQAMLSDALAHAVLPGIAVAALWASSPRSPVLIIGATIGGVVVMATTEWLRGRKRFTEDSATGLIFPAFFAIGVILISTRFTSTTISEHTVLVGDLNVAALTHLEIGGYDLGPKDMWVVGAAGLITLAVIVIAHRPLSITTFDPVFARSIGIKHRLLDYVVMILVSLTVVVAFNAAGAVLVVALMIVPAATALLITHSQGMMLVVTLLVALISSQAGFWVAYHLDTATSPTMAFVDGLVFLGVWLVHLRLRRRQPAAIT